AAAACTTATATCAAGTGCAACCACCTTCTCCGGATTTTCTGCAAGCATGGAAAATACATTGTCTCCCGCAGATAGTATCCCAAAGCATATATCATTTTCCTGTATATTAAGACTTTCGAGTAAAACTTCCGTATCTTCCCAGCATTGGGAATACCTTATCAAAGAAAAATCTACCCTGTTTTCTTTTACTTCACTTTTCATCTATAACTTCCTCCAAATTTATCTGTATACATTTTCTAATCTGTCTTTTTTACTGATTTTATATTTCATTTAACTTTTTTATTATTCCCGTACTTCCGTCAAACTGGACAAAATCTCCTGTTTTTAAGGCTGTTACTGCTCCCTGTACTCCAACTATGGCAGGTATATTCATTTCACGTGAAATAATTGCACTATGTGATAAAAGACTTCCTTTTTCCACTATAAGCCCCTTTAATAAAGGAAAAACCATAACCCAGCTTGGATCCGTAGATTTTGTAACAACAATATCTCCGTCTTCAACTTCAGTATTCATAGGATTTAGTACAATTTTTACTTTTCCTTTAACTACTCCCTTGCTGCATCCTGTTCCCTTAAGAATATTTTTATCTCCCTGTTCATTTCCTATCAAATCTTCATAATGGAAGTTTTCTCCTAAAAATCCCCTCGTTAAAAATCTGTCAGGAAGGACAGCTCCTTCTTCATATTCCTTATATTTTTCCTTTCTTAAATCTATCAGCTTTTTCAAATCTGTATCAATTAATGCCCCGTCTATCAGCCCAAAAATTTCGTCAATTGTCAGATAAAATACATCCCTTTCATGAACTATTATATTTTCTTCCTTCAGGTAAGTTCCCATTTTTTTCATAATTTTTCTGACCATGCCAAAAACCTTTGTTCTTTCATATCGTAGATTTTCCCTTAATCGAATAAATTTTTTTGCATAGGATACTGTTTTTTTCAGTATAAATTTTTTCAATGGACTGATTTTAAGATTTTCATATATTTTGTTCTGTTCCTCTGAAATGTTCCTTTTACTATGTTCCGTTACTTCCTTTGTCATTGAAATCGAATATACCATTCTAATTAAAAATAACGGATCTTCCCTCAATGTCAATGCTTCAAGCTTCAGCTCATGCACTGTCCTGTCACCAAATTTTTGCATATATTCTTCCAGTAATGAGTTAAATTCTTTATTCCTAGTTAAATTTTCAATATTAATGTCTGTTGCAGCCTTTTCAATTATCCCTTTTATTTCATTCTGTAAATCCTTATCCTTTTTTATTATATTGCTCATTTTCATAATATATTTTGAAGGCTCAACACTTATCATGTCGCTACCTTCCTGAGCAATAAGAATATTATGCACTTCCTCAAAATTTTCCTTTATATATTTTTCAGCTGCTTTTTTTGAAAGGCCAAACCATACCATTACAAGAAAATCATTTATAATAGGAATTTCCCAGTTTTTCAAAAATTTATTTTCAAGAAATTTATAATATTTTTTCAAGTCCTTCACACTTTTTTCTTCCAGCCTGCTATTTTTTCCGTTAAGATTTTCATCTATAAGTTTATAAAACTTTTTAGCCTTATTCTCAATCAGAAACATATTTAGGAATAATGTTGTCCCTGCCTTCAGCTTTTCAATCCTGTTTCTGAATTTTTCCCACGAAGACATTTTTTCTTCCGCTTCCAGAAGGTTTTCATTTATATCTTCTTCAGACAGTTCCTTTTTCACCCCCATCATCTGCTCCATAAATTTACTGTTATTACGTGAATTAGGAAACAGCATGAGAAGTTTGTACCAGTTTATCAGATTATAGTAAACTCTTCCCTTTAATAATCCAAGCATGTTGTCATATACAACCTGATAGCTTTCAACAACCTTCGGAGGCACTCCAGTAATTTCTGAAAATCTTTTATATACATCAGAATAGGCTTTTCTTATAAAGCTGAAGGTAAGAGGAAGAGTAATTTCAGGGTAGCTTTCTACAATATTACTGTTGTCCCATATTATTACATTTGCTGTTTTTTCATCTGCTTTTTTTAATGTTGTTATCGGTCTTGACTGCAATATGTAAAGTTTTCCCTTTTCAAATGCCCATTCCATATCCTGAGGTTTTCCATAATATTTTTCAATATTTATGATATTTTCACCCAGTTCCTGTACTTCGCTGTCATTTAATACTTCATCTTCAATATTTATTTCTTCTGTCTTTATTTTCTTGTTTTCAAAATCTAAAACCTGTCTTATTTTTTTAGTTCTTATTTCCTTTTTTATTTCCTTCGTTTTTTTATTATATATAAACAGGTCTCCATTTTCATCCCCATCAACTATGCTTGTTCCCAGGCCATAAGTTCCTGAAATTACAATTTCATCATAATTTCCATTTACGGGATTTACACTGAATCCGACTCCGGCCTTTTCAGAATTTACCATTTCCTGAATTATTACTGCCGGAACATTTATTTCATTGTTTATTTTTCCTTCTTTTCTATATTTCATGACATGATTTGAAAAGGAAGAAATCCATACTTCCTTCACTTTTTCAATTATATTTTCCTTTTTTACATATAGATATGTTTCAAACTGACCTGCAAATGAAAAATTACTGCTGTCTTCCTCTATTGAAGAAGATCTTACAGCATAATAGCTATTGTTTTCTGCTATGTTTTCTATTTCTGCCAAAAATTCTTCCTTAATTTTATGCTCTTTTATGACTTTTATTATATTTTCTGTCTTTCTTTCTGTATTTTTATCAAATATGCTGTTCCAGTCACTTATTTTATCTTCATTTCCTTCTTTTCTGTTATATTCTTTTATCTCATCTAGTATTACTTCCCTGAAATATTTATTTGTAACTACTGAAAATTTAGGCACATTAAATCCCTGAACTGCCAGTTCAAGTAAATTCTGTGCCTTTTTTCCTATTTTTTTTTCAAAATCAATTTTTTCAGTATAATCTTTTGTTTTTTCAATATTATAGATATATTTCATTCTTCTGTCCCCTTTCAAAGATGAAA
The sequence above is a segment of the Leptotrichia sp. oral taxon 215 str. W9775 genome. Coding sequences within it:
- a CDS encoding PEP/pyruvate-binding domain-containing protein, with the protein product MKYIYNIEKTKDYTEKIDFEKKIGKKAQNLLELAVQGFNVPKFSVVTNKYFREVILDEIKEYNRKEGNEDKISDWNSIFDKNTERKTENIIKVIKEHKIKEEFLAEIENIAENNSYYAVRSSSIEEDSSNFSFAGQFETYLYVKKENIIEKVKEVWISSFSNHVMKYRKEGKINNEINVPAVIIQEMVNSEKAGVGFSVNPVNGNYDEIVISGTYGLGTSIVDGDENGDLFIYNKKTKEIKKEIRTKKIRQVLDFENKKIKTEEINIEDEVLNDSEVQELGENIINIEKYYGKPQDMEWAFEKGKLYILQSRPITTLKKADEKTANVIIWDNSNIVESYPEITLPLTFSFIRKAYSDVYKRFSEITGVPPKVVESYQVVYDNMLGLLKGRVYYNLINWYKLLMLFPNSRNNSKFMEQMMGVKKELSEEDINENLLEAEEKMSSWEKFRNRIEKLKAGTTLFLNMFLIENKAKKFYKLIDENLNGKNSRLEEKSVKDLKKYYKFLENKFLKNWEIPIINDFLVMVWFGLSKKAAEKYIKENFEEVHNILIAQEGSDMISVEPSKYIMKMSNIIKKDKDLQNEIKGIIEKAATDINIENLTRNKEFNSLLEEYMQKFGDRTVHELKLEALTLREDPLFLIRMVYSISMTKEVTEHSKRNISEEQNKIYENLKISPLKKFILKKTVSYAKKFIRLRENLRYERTKVFGMVRKIMKKMGTYLKEENIIVHERDVFYLTIDEIFGLIDGALIDTDLKKLIDLRKEKYKEYEEGAVLPDRFLTRGFLGENFHYEDLIGNEQGDKNILKGTGCSKGVVKGKVKIVLNPMNTEVEDGDIVVTKSTDPSWVMVFPLLKGLIVEKGSLLSHSAIISREMNIPAIVGVQGAVTALKTGDFVQFDGSTGIIKKLNEI